One Helicoverpa armigera isolate CAAS_96S chromosome 12, ASM3070526v1, whole genome shotgun sequence DNA window includes the following coding sequences:
- the LOC110374232 gene encoding tRNA (guanine-N(7)-)-methyltransferase non-catalytic subunit wuho, translating to MSHLVVTDKYIAVAKELHVDFYDYSTHKTIDIPLTPKQSEKDYISDISISSDSSHLALVTATSKQLIVYDLLQLEREQTFIVPRSASRIRFTVDNTHILLADKSGDVLIYDIKKENSGTKLLGHLSLLLDVIQSNDTKSIISCDRDEKVRVSCYPNTYNIQTYCLGHKEFVNHIEFLPHNDKFLTSSSGDGTIKIWDFNEGRLIHTMDTSNDVNDDQLRQNFINVMDEGGIEVNTLPIVHYTASKLNDNMSILAATVHTYNSVLIYSVNMVDNQCSHKLEEKLKLPRFPSAMKLHNNSLFVYDDTESSIIVYELEESDGKVSVKEKNRIKMFENKNIDSETEESQLESIKVLYKRKFDNVQEYQERKKQRLEKASK from the coding sequence ATGTCTCATTTAGTAGTAACGGATAAATACATTGCAGTAGCTAAAGAACTTCATGTGGATTTTTATGACTACTCAACCCATAAAACTATTGACATTCCACTGACGCCCAAGCAGTCCGAGAAGGATTATATATCCGATATTTCAATTTCTAGTGATTCCAGCCACTTAGCACTTGTAACAGCTACGTCAAAGCAACTAATTGTATATGATTTGCTTCAACTTGAACGTGAGCAAACGTTTATTGTACCCAGAAGTGCTAGCAGAATAAGGTTCACAGTAGATAATACGCACATATTATTGGCTGACAAAAGTGGTGATGTGCTGATTTACGACATAAAAAAGGAGAATTCTGGAACTAAACTTCTGGGCCACTTGAGTTTGTTATTGGATGTTATCCAATCAAATGATACAAAATCTATCATATCATGTGATAGAGACGAAAAAGTCAGAGTATCTTGCTACCCCAATACATATAACATCCAAACATATTGCTTAGGCCACAAAGAATTTGTGAATCACATAGAATTTCTGCCACACAATGACAAATTCTTGACAAGTTCCTCAGGAGATGGTACTATAAAAATCTGGGACTTCAATGAAGGCAGATTGATTCACACAATGGATACATCAAATGATGTAAATGATGATCAATTGAGGCAGAACTTTATTAATGTAATGGATGAAGGTGGTATTGAAGTAAATACCTTGCCAATCGTGCATTACACTGCGTCTAAGCTTAATGACAATATGAGTATATTGGCTGCAACTGTGCACACATATAATTCAGTTCTTATTTACTCTGTAAATATGGTTGACAATCAATGTAGTCACAAGTTAGAAGAGAAATTAAAATTGCCACGGTTTCCAAGTGCAATGAAACTTCACAATAACTCACTTTTTGTTTATGATGACACGGAGAGCAGCATCATTGTATATGAATTAGAAGAGAGTGATGGAAAAGTTTCTGtcaaagaaaaaaacagaataaaaatgtttgaaaataaaaacattgactCAGAAACTGAAGAAAGTCAATTAGAGTCCATCAAAGTGTTGTACAAAAGAAAGTTCGACAATGTTCAAGAGTatcaagaaagaaagaaacaaaggCTAGAGAAAGCATCAAAATAA
- the LOC110374240 gene encoding signal recognition particle 19 kDa protein, which yields MAAMISSWNPEKKHSDVERWICIYPAYLNSKKTLAQGRKLSKSYCVENPTHQEIRDVLVAAGLRVGVENKLYPREPSKEILYRGRIRVQLKNDDGTPVKPDLPTREAVMKHIGESIPKLKTRQNRPADQPQQAAQTSKSKGKKGRR from the exons ATGGCTGCTATGATAAGCTCTTGGAATCCAGAGAAGAAGCACAGCGACGTGGAAAG ATGGATATGTATTTACCCTGCATACTTGAATAGCAAGAAGACGCTAGCTCAGGGCCGTAAGCTATCCAAATCATACTGTGTGGAGAATCCTACTCATCAGGAGATTAGAGATGTTTTGGTGGCAGCTGGCTTGAGAGTGGGGGTTGAGAACAAGCTGTATCCTAGGGAACCCAGTAAG GAAATATTATACAGAGGTAGGATCAGAGTACAGTTAAAAAATGATGATGGAACTCCTGTCAAACCAGACCTTCCAACACGTGAGGCTGTCATGAAGCATATCGGTGAATCAATACCTAAACTGAAGACAAGACAAAACag ACCTGCTGATCAACCTCAACAAGCAGCCCAAACAAGCAAGAGCAAGGGGAAAAAAGGACGccgttaa
- the LOC110374224 gene encoding uncharacterized protein LOC110374224 codes for MEIRRWLYYVLFNCVLIKYLEAKTISLNEVITAESNQKEAFETTLPPITEGIGKRLPLIKRLKSTSRIKDFLKSGLSLDHSAIRGHTLSPLKYRKTFLIKSPLRPRKLNLLQKSRYKRKNQSAKREISGNESLKQKYIPLLKSLSMLFDNLLNSDESESYERKTKKFKRNRFYSEETFNVPIKLTSESDYGSLETKSQEKTITVSTPFATETSPSPKIATTAEAASKTANFTATRNFGTFRQHKNIPLLLTRNTFSNRRVDNGVSKRSGASLHGDIERNITRHYGDHEHAAGVRENVSSTEDDEKNTYSDTRSSTGSFRHPRPSGHGNNTGLFQRGIGTVSEDKTKNASVNDSLGENQFKNRRNETKSPRILQKSVRRLRGFASENNDHITEHFKPKEIREEGDSDVTYIDASYQRITDGGSTVTKEDQKVRQRDETMKQVDNSAGIFRKPSFKRLKDADSKVAKKDQRDDHENDAVTLVNKSEDNTKVITVEAGLQSTNDESSTVINGNQKDLESNEAITIEDNSAGIFRKPHADFKRDGNATVTKNDHNIHQRNENNKLVDIVDDPNVLNDRVSYQSNTNGSGSAKMRHQKMRQGNDVISLENNIEDNGVNVNRVYEEITDEDSMVGKNQKAGPEQETITVGYKSTTFDDMTLTDTSNKQIIDDTSLFANDQKADDSTELMTLKDISESNKSVLIIDQPITNKGSLVAKENQNVLGNEINRLAANITTVQKKTPVVMIFDGYSIARHKNGENKFSEKSIRVRS; via the exons ATGGAAATCCGAAGATGGCTTTACTATGTTCTCTTTAACTGTGTGTTAATTAAAT atCTGGAAGCAAAAACGATTTCGTTGAATGAAGTGATCACCGCAGAATCAAATCAAAAGGAAGCCTTCGAGACAACACTTCCGCCTATAACAG aagGCATTGGAAAACGTCTGCCGCTTATAAAACGCTTGAAGTCTACCTCGAGGATTAAAGATTTCCTTAAATCAGGTCTATCACTAG ATCATTCAGCCATAAGAGGACATACATTATCGCCACTAAAATACAGGAAGACATTTCTGATAAAAAGTCCATTAAGACCTAGAAAGTTAAATCTGTTACAAAAGTCAAGATATAAACGTAAAAACCAATCAGCAAAACGCGAAATTAGTGGAAATGAGAgtctcaaacaaaaatatattccacTTCTCAAAAGTCTTAGCATGTTGTTTGATAATCTTCTTAATTCAGACGAGAGCGAGTCCTACGAACGCAAAACAAAGAAATTTAAGCGAAATCGATTTTATTCAGAGGAGACTTTCAACGTCCCCATCAAACTTACAAGTGAATCCGATTATGGAAGTCTTGAAACCAAGTCGCAAGAAAAGACAATTACTGTTTCCACGCCTTTCGCCACTGAGACCTCGCCTTCTCCCAAGATTGCCACCACTGCCGAGGCTGCCTCCAAGACAGCCAATTTTACTGCCACTCGTAACTTCGGTACTTTCAGACAGCATAAGAACATACCCTTATTACTTACAAGAAATACCTTTAGCAATCGGAGAGTCGATAATGGAGTCAGTAAGAGAAGCGGCGCCTCACTTCACGGGGACATTGAAAGAAATATCACCCGGCATTATGGAGATCATGAACATGCTGCCGGAGTCAGAGAAAATGTATCCAGCACAGaagatgatgaaaaaaatacctacagtgATACACGAAGCAGTACAGGAAGCTTTCGACACCCAAGACCCTCGGGACATGGAAATAATACCGGATTATTTCAGAGAGGAATCGGAACTGTTTCcgaagataaaacaaaaaacgcaAGCGTCAATGACTCCCTTGGagaaaatcaattcaaaaataGAAGAAACGAAACAAAGAGCCcaagaattttacaaaaatctgTTCGAAGATTACGAGGATTTGCATCCGAAAATAACGACCACATCACAGAGCATTTTAAGCCCAAAGAAATACGTGAAGAAGGCGACAGCGATGTCACATACATTGACGCCAGTTATCAACGAATCACTGACGGAGGTAGCACAGTTACCAAAGAAGATCAAAAAGTTCGTCAAAGAGATGAAACAATGAAACAAGTAGATAACTCAGCAGGTATATTCAGGAAGCCTTCCTTTAAACGACTCAAAGACGCAGACAGTAAAGTTGCCAAAAAAGATCAAAGGGATGATCACGAAAATGATGCAGTGACGCTAGTAAATAAGTCGGAAGACAACACTAAAGTCATAACTGTTGAAGCCGGTTTACAAAGTACCAATGATGAAAGTAGCACAGTTATCAACGGTAATCAAAAAGATCTTGAAAGCAATGAAGCAATAACGATAGAAGATAATTCAGCAGGAATATTCAGAAAACCTCACGCCGATTTTAAACGAGATGGCAATGCCACAGTTACCAAAAACGATCATAATATCCATCaacgaaatgaaaataataaattggtagATATCGTAGATGACCCCAATGTCTTAAATGATAGAGTCAGTTATCAGTCAAACACAAACGGAAGTGGCTCAGCTAAAATGAGACATCAAAAAATGCGACAAGGTAACGATGTGATTTcgttagaaaataatatagaagACAATGGCGTAAATGTAAACCGCGTTTATGAAGAAATCACAGACGAAGATAGCATGGTTGGCAAAAATCAAAAAGCTGGTCCAGAACAGGAAACAATAACTGTAGGATATAAGTCCACAACGTTTGACGATATGACGCTCACTGACACGAGTAATAAGCAAATTATTGATGACACAAGCTTATTTGCCAATGATCAAAAAGCTGATGATAGTACTGAATTAATGACGTTAAAAGATATATCAGAAAGCAACAAAAGTGTCCTAATTATTGATCAACCAATCACTAACAAAGGTAGCCTGGTGGCCAAAGAAAATCAGAATGTTCTTGGTAATGAAATTAATAGGTTGGCAGCTAATATAACAACAGTTCAGAAAAAAACCCCAGTTGTAATGATCTTTGATGGGTACAGTATAGCAAGACATAAAAATGGTGAAAACAAATTCTCAGAAAAATCAATTCGTGTCCGTTCTTAG